In the genome of Loxodonta africana isolate mLoxAfr1 chromosome 16, mLoxAfr1.hap2, whole genome shotgun sequence, one region contains:
- the PPP2R2D gene encoding serine/threonine-protein phosphatase 2A 55 kDa regulatory subunit B delta isoform isoform X3 yields MAGAGGGGCPAGGGDFQWCFSQVKGAIDEDVAEADIISTVEFNYSGDLLATGDKGGRVVIFQREQEVPILKPMDLMVEASPRRIFANAHTYHINSISVNSDHETYLSADDLRINLWHLEITDRSFNIVDIKPANMEELTEVITAAGFHPHQCNVFVYSSSKGTIRLCDMRSSALCDRHSKFFEEPEDPSSRSFFSEIISSISDVNFSHSGRYMMTRDYLSVKVWDLNMENRPVETYQVHEYLRSKLCSLYENDCIFDKFECCWNGSDSAIMTGSYNNFFRMFDRNTRRDITLEASRENSKPRAVLKPRKVCTGGKRKKDEISVDSLDFNKKILHTAWHPVENVIAVAATNNLYIFQDKIN; encoded by the exons CTGACATCATTTCGACTGTCGAATTTAACTACTCTGGAGATCTTCTTGCAACAGGAGACAAGGGCGGCCGAGTTGTTATTTTTCAGCGAGAACAAGAG GTCCCCATATTGAAGCCCATGGACCTTATGGTAGAAGCAAGTCCTCGACGAATTTTTGCAAATGCTCACACATATCATATAAATTCCATTTCAGTAAATAGTGATCATGAAACGTATCTTTCTGCAGATGACCTGAGAATTAATCTGTGGCATTTAGAAATCACTGATAGAAGTTTTA ACATCGTGGACATCAAGCCTGCTAACATGGAGGAGCTGACGGAGGTGATCACGGCAGCCGGGTTCCACCCGCACCAGTGCAACGTCTTTGTTTACAGCAGCAGCAAAGGCACCATCCGCTTGTGTGACATGCGCTCCTCAGCCCTGTGTGACAGACACTCCAAGT tttttgaaGAGCCCGAAGACCCCAGCAGTCGGTCCTTCTTCTCAGAAATCATCTCCTCCATCTCGGACGTGAACTTCAGTCACAGCGGCCGCTACATGATGACCAGAGACTACTTGTCCGTGAAGGTATGGGACCTCAACATGGAGAACAGGCCTGTGGAGACGTACCAG gttCACGAATATCTCCGAAGCAAGCTTTGTTCTCTGTATGAGAATGACTGCATCTTTGACAAGTTTGAGTGCTGCTGGAACGGCTCTGACAG TGCTATTATGACTGGATCCTACAACAACTTCTTTAGGATGTTTGATAGGAACACACGGAGGGATATTACACTGGAAGCGTCACGAGAGAACAGCAAACCTCGAGCTGTCCTAAAGCCTCGGAAGGTGTGTACAGGtggcaagagaaagaaagatgAGATTAGTGTTGACAGTCTGGACTTCAACAAGAAGATTCTTCACACCGCCTGGCACCCCGTGGAGAACGTTATTGCTGTAGCCGCCACCAATAACTTGTACATATTCCAGGACAAAATCAACTAG
- the PPP2R2D gene encoding serine/threonine-protein phosphatase 2A 55 kDa regulatory subunit B delta isoform isoform X5, producing the protein MDLMVEASPRRIFANAHTYHINSISVNSDHETYLSADDLRINLWHLEITDRSFNIVDIKPANMEELTEVITAAGFHPHQCNVFVYSSSKGTIRLCDMRSSALCDRHSKFFEEPEDPSSRSFFSEIISSISDVNFSHSGRYMMTRDYLSVKVWDLNMENRPVETYQVHEYLRSKLCSLYENDCIFDKFECCWNGSDSAIMTGSYNNFFRMFDRNTRRDITLEASRENSKPRAVLKPRKVCTGGKRKKDEISVDSLDFNKKILHTAWHPVENVIAVAATNNLYIFQDKIN; encoded by the exons ATGGACCTTATGGTAGAAGCAAGTCCTCGACGAATTTTTGCAAATGCTCACACATATCATATAAATTCCATTTCAGTAAATAGTGATCATGAAACGTATCTTTCTGCAGATGACCTGAGAATTAATCTGTGGCATTTAGAAATCACTGATAGAAGTTTTA ACATCGTGGACATCAAGCCTGCTAACATGGAGGAGCTGACGGAGGTGATCACGGCAGCCGGGTTCCACCCGCACCAGTGCAACGTCTTTGTTTACAGCAGCAGCAAAGGCACCATCCGCTTGTGTGACATGCGCTCCTCAGCCCTGTGTGACAGACACTCCAAGT tttttgaaGAGCCCGAAGACCCCAGCAGTCGGTCCTTCTTCTCAGAAATCATCTCCTCCATCTCGGACGTGAACTTCAGTCACAGCGGCCGCTACATGATGACCAGAGACTACTTGTCCGTGAAGGTATGGGACCTCAACATGGAGAACAGGCCTGTGGAGACGTACCAG gttCACGAATATCTCCGAAGCAAGCTTTGTTCTCTGTATGAGAATGACTGCATCTTTGACAAGTTTGAGTGCTGCTGGAACGGCTCTGACAG TGCTATTATGACTGGATCCTACAACAACTTCTTTAGGATGTTTGATAGGAACACACGGAGGGATATTACACTGGAAGCGTCACGAGAGAACAGCAAACCTCGAGCTGTCCTAAAGCCTCGGAAGGTGTGTACAGGtggcaagagaaagaaagatgAGATTAGTGTTGACAGTCTGGACTTCAACAAGAAGATTCTTCACACCGCCTGGCACCCCGTGGAGAACGTTATTGCTGTAGCCGCCACCAATAACTTGTACATATTCCAGGACAAAATCAACTAG
- the PPP2R2D gene encoding serine/threonine-protein phosphatase 2A 55 kDa regulatory subunit B delta isoform isoform X1 produces the protein MCWRALGATAKKWLLADIISTVEFNYSGDLLATGDKGGRVVIFQREQESKSRPHSRGEYNVYSTFQSHEPEFDYLKSLEIEEKINKIRWLPQQNAAHFLLSTNDKTIKLWKISERDKRAEGYNLKDEDGRLRDPFRITALRVPILKPMDLMVEASPRRIFANAHTYHINSISVNSDHETYLSADDLRINLWHLEITDRSFNIVDIKPANMEELTEVITAAGFHPHQCNVFVYSSSKGTIRLCDMRSSALCDRHSKFFEEPEDPSSRSFFSEIISSISDVNFSHSGRYMMTRDYLSVKVWDLNMENRPVETYQVHEYLRSKLCSLYENDCIFDKFECCWNGSDSAIMTGSYNNFFRMFDRNTRRDITLEASRENSKPRAVLKPRKVCTGGKRKKDEISVDSLDFNKKILHTAWHPVENVIAVAATNNLYIFQDKIN, from the exons ATGTGCTGGCGGGCTCTGGGCGCCACAGCCAAGAAGTGGCTGCTTG CTGACATCATTTCGACTGTCGAATTTAACTACTCTGGAGATCTTCTTGCAACAGGAGACAAGGGCGGCCGAGTTGTTATTTTTCAGCGAGAACAAGAG AGTAAGAGCCGCCCTCACTCTAGGGGCGAGTACAATGTTTACAGCACCTTTCAGAGTCATGAACCAGAGTTTGACTATTTGAAAAGTCTAGAAAttgaggaaaaaattaacaaaattaggTGGTTGCCACAACAGAATGCTGCTCATTTTCTACTCTCTACGAATG ATAAAACTATTAAATTATGGAAAATAAGTGAACGGGATAAAAGAGCAGAAGGTTATAACTTGAAAGACGAAGATGGACGACTCCGAGACCCATTTAGAATTACAGCACTACGG GTCCCCATATTGAAGCCCATGGACCTTATGGTAGAAGCAAGTCCTCGACGAATTTTTGCAAATGCTCACACATATCATATAAATTCCATTTCAGTAAATAGTGATCATGAAACGTATCTTTCTGCAGATGACCTGAGAATTAATCTGTGGCATTTAGAAATCACTGATAGAAGTTTTA ACATCGTGGACATCAAGCCTGCTAACATGGAGGAGCTGACGGAGGTGATCACGGCAGCCGGGTTCCACCCGCACCAGTGCAACGTCTTTGTTTACAGCAGCAGCAAAGGCACCATCCGCTTGTGTGACATGCGCTCCTCAGCCCTGTGTGACAGACACTCCAAGT tttttgaaGAGCCCGAAGACCCCAGCAGTCGGTCCTTCTTCTCAGAAATCATCTCCTCCATCTCGGACGTGAACTTCAGTCACAGCGGCCGCTACATGATGACCAGAGACTACTTGTCCGTGAAGGTATGGGACCTCAACATGGAGAACAGGCCTGTGGAGACGTACCAG gttCACGAATATCTCCGAAGCAAGCTTTGTTCTCTGTATGAGAATGACTGCATCTTTGACAAGTTTGAGTGCTGCTGGAACGGCTCTGACAG TGCTATTATGACTGGATCCTACAACAACTTCTTTAGGATGTTTGATAGGAACACACGGAGGGATATTACACTGGAAGCGTCACGAGAGAACAGCAAACCTCGAGCTGTCCTAAAGCCTCGGAAGGTGTGTACAGGtggcaagagaaagaaagatgAGATTAGTGTTGACAGTCTGGACTTCAACAAGAAGATTCTTCACACCGCCTGGCACCCCGTGGAGAACGTTATTGCTGTAGCCGCCACCAATAACTTGTACATATTCCAGGACAAAATCAACTAG
- the PPP2R2D gene encoding serine/threonine-protein phosphatase 2A 55 kDa regulatory subunit B delta isoform isoform X4: protein MLLIFYSLRMVPILKPMDLMVEASPRRIFANAHTYHINSISVNSDHETYLSADDLRINLWHLEITDRSFNIVDIKPANMEELTEVITAAGFHPHQCNVFVYSSSKGTIRLCDMRSSALCDRHSKFFEEPEDPSSRSFFSEIISSISDVNFSHSGRYMMTRDYLSVKVWDLNMENRPVETYQVHEYLRSKLCSLYENDCIFDKFECCWNGSDSAIMTGSYNNFFRMFDRNTRRDITLEASRENSKPRAVLKPRKVCTGGKRKKDEISVDSLDFNKKILHTAWHPVENVIAVAATNNLYIFQDKIN from the exons ATGCTGCTCATTTTCTACTCTCTACGAATG GTCCCCATATTGAAGCCCATGGACCTTATGGTAGAAGCAAGTCCTCGACGAATTTTTGCAAATGCTCACACATATCATATAAATTCCATTTCAGTAAATAGTGATCATGAAACGTATCTTTCTGCAGATGACCTGAGAATTAATCTGTGGCATTTAGAAATCACTGATAGAAGTTTTA ACATCGTGGACATCAAGCCTGCTAACATGGAGGAGCTGACGGAGGTGATCACGGCAGCCGGGTTCCACCCGCACCAGTGCAACGTCTTTGTTTACAGCAGCAGCAAAGGCACCATCCGCTTGTGTGACATGCGCTCCTCAGCCCTGTGTGACAGACACTCCAAGT tttttgaaGAGCCCGAAGACCCCAGCAGTCGGTCCTTCTTCTCAGAAATCATCTCCTCCATCTCGGACGTGAACTTCAGTCACAGCGGCCGCTACATGATGACCAGAGACTACTTGTCCGTGAAGGTATGGGACCTCAACATGGAGAACAGGCCTGTGGAGACGTACCAG gttCACGAATATCTCCGAAGCAAGCTTTGTTCTCTGTATGAGAATGACTGCATCTTTGACAAGTTTGAGTGCTGCTGGAACGGCTCTGACAG TGCTATTATGACTGGATCCTACAACAACTTCTTTAGGATGTTTGATAGGAACACACGGAGGGATATTACACTGGAAGCGTCACGAGAGAACAGCAAACCTCGAGCTGTCCTAAAGCCTCGGAAGGTGTGTACAGGtggcaagagaaagaaagatgAGATTAGTGTTGACAGTCTGGACTTCAACAAGAAGATTCTTCACACCGCCTGGCACCCCGTGGAGAACGTTATTGCTGTAGCCGCCACCAATAACTTGTACATATTCCAGGACAAAATCAACTAG
- the PPP2R2D gene encoding serine/threonine-protein phosphatase 2A 55 kDa regulatory subunit B delta isoform isoform X6, with protein MAGAGGGGCPAGGGDFQWCFSQVKGAIDEDVAEADIISTVEFNYSGDLLATGDKGGRVVIFQREQESKSRPHSRGEYNVYSTFQSHEPEFDYLKSLEIEEKINKIRWLPQQNAAHFLLSTNDKTIKLWKISERDKRAEGYNLKDEDGRLRDPFRITALRVPILKPMDLMVEASPRRIFANAHTYHINSISVNSDHETYLSADDLRINLWHLEITDRSFNIVDIKPANMEELTEVITAAGFHPHQCNVFVYSSSKGTIRLCDMRSSALCDRHSKFFEEPEDPSSRSFFSEIISSISDVNFSHSGRYMMTRDYLSVKVWDLNMENRPVETYQVHEYLRSKLCSLYENDCIFDKFECCWNGSDSAIMTGSYNNFFRMFDRNTRRDITLEASRENSKPRAVLKPRKVCTGGKRKKDEISVDSLDFNKKILHTAWHPVENVIAVAATNNLYIFQDKIN; from the exons CTGACATCATTTCGACTGTCGAATTTAACTACTCTGGAGATCTTCTTGCAACAGGAGACAAGGGCGGCCGAGTTGTTATTTTTCAGCGAGAACAAGAG AGTAAGAGCCGCCCTCACTCTAGGGGCGAGTACAATGTTTACAGCACCTTTCAGAGTCATGAACCAGAGTTTGACTATTTGAAAAGTCTAGAAAttgaggaaaaaattaacaaaattaggTGGTTGCCACAACAGAATGCTGCTCATTTTCTACTCTCTACGAATG ATAAAACTATTAAATTATGGAAAATAAGTGAACGGGATAAAAGAGCAGAAGGTTATAACTTGAAAGACGAAGATGGACGACTCCGAGACCCATTTAGAATTACAGCACTACGG GTCCCCATATTGAAGCCCATGGACCTTATGGTAGAAGCAAGTCCTCGACGAATTTTTGCAAATGCTCACACATATCATATAAATTCCATTTCAGTAAATAGTGATCATGAAACGTATCTTTCTGCAGATGACCTGAGAATTAATCTGTGGCATTTAGAAATCACTGATAGAAGTTTTA ACATCGTGGACATCAAGCCTGCTAACATGGAGGAGCTGACGGAGGTGATCACGGCAGCCGGGTTCCACCCGCACCAGTGCAACGTCTTTGTTTACAGCAGCAGCAAAGGCACCATCCGCTTGTGTGACATGCGCTCCTCAGCCCTGTGTGACAGACACTCCAAGT tttttgaaGAGCCCGAAGACCCCAGCAGTCGGTCCTTCTTCTCAGAAATCATCTCCTCCATCTCGGACGTGAACTTCAGTCACAGCGGCCGCTACATGATGACCAGAGACTACTTGTCCGTGAAGGTATGGGACCTCAACATGGAGAACAGGCCTGTGGAGACGTACCAG gttCACGAATATCTCCGAAGCAAGCTTTGTTCTCTGTATGAGAATGACTGCATCTTTGACAAGTTTGAGTGCTGCTGGAACGGCTCTGACAG TGCTATTATGACTGGATCCTACAACAACTTCTTTAGGATGTTTGATAGGAACACACGGAGGGATATTACACTGGAAGCGTCACGAGAGAACAGCAAACCTCGAGCTGTCCTAAAGCCTCGGAAGGTGTGTACAGGtggcaagagaaagaaagatgAGATTAGTGTTGACAGTCTGGACTTCAACAAGAAGATTCTTCACACCGCCTGGCACCCCGTGGAGAACGTTATTGCTGTAGCCGCCACCAATAACTTGTACATATTCCAGGACAAAATCAACTAG
- the PPP2R2D gene encoding serine/threonine-protein phosphatase 2A 55 kDa regulatory subunit B delta isoform isoform X2, with the protein MAGAGGGGCPAGGGDFQWCFSQVKGAIDEDVAEADIISTVEFNYSGDLLATGDKGGRVVIFQREQESKSRPHSRGEYNVYSTFQSHEPEFDYLKSLEIEEKINKIRWLPQQNAAHFLLSTNDDLRINLWHLEITDRSFNIVDIKPANMEELTEVITAAGFHPHQCNVFVYSSSKGTIRLCDMRSSALCDRHSKFFEEPEDPSSRSFFSEIISSISDVNFSHSGRYMMTRDYLSVKVWDLNMENRPVETYQVHEYLRSKLCSLYENDCIFDKFECCWNGSDSAIMTGSYNNFFRMFDRNTRRDITLEASRENSKPRAVLKPRKVCTGGKRKKDEISVDSLDFNKKILHTAWHPVENVIAVAATNNLYIFQDKIN; encoded by the exons CTGACATCATTTCGACTGTCGAATTTAACTACTCTGGAGATCTTCTTGCAACAGGAGACAAGGGCGGCCGAGTTGTTATTTTTCAGCGAGAACAAGAG AGTAAGAGCCGCCCTCACTCTAGGGGCGAGTACAATGTTTACAGCACCTTTCAGAGTCATGAACCAGAGTTTGACTATTTGAAAAGTCTAGAAAttgaggaaaaaattaacaaaattaggTGGTTGCCACAACAGAATGCTGCTCATTTTCTACTCTCTACGAATG ATGACCTGAGAATTAATCTGTGGCATTTAGAAATCACTGATAGAAGTTTTA ACATCGTGGACATCAAGCCTGCTAACATGGAGGAGCTGACGGAGGTGATCACGGCAGCCGGGTTCCACCCGCACCAGTGCAACGTCTTTGTTTACAGCAGCAGCAAAGGCACCATCCGCTTGTGTGACATGCGCTCCTCAGCCCTGTGTGACAGACACTCCAAGT tttttgaaGAGCCCGAAGACCCCAGCAGTCGGTCCTTCTTCTCAGAAATCATCTCCTCCATCTCGGACGTGAACTTCAGTCACAGCGGCCGCTACATGATGACCAGAGACTACTTGTCCGTGAAGGTATGGGACCTCAACATGGAGAACAGGCCTGTGGAGACGTACCAG gttCACGAATATCTCCGAAGCAAGCTTTGTTCTCTGTATGAGAATGACTGCATCTTTGACAAGTTTGAGTGCTGCTGGAACGGCTCTGACAG TGCTATTATGACTGGATCCTACAACAACTTCTTTAGGATGTTTGATAGGAACACACGGAGGGATATTACACTGGAAGCGTCACGAGAGAACAGCAAACCTCGAGCTGTCCTAAAGCCTCGGAAGGTGTGTACAGGtggcaagagaaagaaagatgAGATTAGTGTTGACAGTCTGGACTTCAACAAGAAGATTCTTCACACCGCCTGGCACCCCGTGGAGAACGTTATTGCTGTAGCCGCCACCAATAACTTGTACATATTCCAGGACAAAATCAACTAG